From the genome of Chanos chanos chromosome 5, fChaCha1.1, whole genome shotgun sequence, one region includes:
- the LOC115811263 gene encoding putative acidic leucine-rich nuclear phosphoprotein 32 family member C isoform X12 gives MDMKKRIHLELRNRSPSEVRELVLDNCRSDEGKTEGLTPEFVNLEFLSLINVGLTSIANLPKLPKLKKLELSDNRISGNLEVLAEKTPNLTHLSLSGNKLKDLSTLEPLRDLVRLKSLDLFNCEVTTLDDYRDSVFKLLPQISYLDEEDPEDQEGSDSDAEGAGEGGEGDNDDEDEDEDDGDSENFDEEGDDDEDVEVEDEDVSGEDEEEDSGQDGEVDDEDEDDDEEEEDGKGQKRKRDPEDEDD, from the exons ATGGACATGAAAAAGAGGATCCACTTAGAATTACGAAATAGGTCTCCCTCGGAA GTCCGCGAGTTAGTCTTGGATAACTGTCGGTCAGATGAGGGGAAGACCGAGGGTCTGACGCCAGAGTTTGTGAATCTGGAATTCCTCAGTTTAATAAATGTCGGTCTGACATCCATAGCTAATCTTCCTAAACTGCCAAAATTAAAGAAG TTGGAGTTAAGCGATAACAGGATCTCTGGGAATCTGGAGGTCCTCGCCGAGAAAACGcccaacctcacacacctcagcCTCAGCGGCAACAAACTCAAAGACCTCAGCACCCTGGAACCTCTG AGAGACCTGGTTCGTCTGAAGAGCCTTGATCTTTTCAACTGTGAAGTCACGACCCTGGATGATTACCGTGACAGCGTGTTTAAGCTCCTCCCTCAGATCTCCTACTTGGACGAGGAGGATCCTGAGGATCAGGAGGGGTCGGACTCAGACGCCGAAGGGGCcggagaaggaggagagggggaCAATGATGACGAAGAcgaggatgaagatgatggtgattctgaaa actTTGACGAagagggtgatgatgatgaggatgtaGAGGTGGAAGATGAAGATGTTAGCGGAGAGGATGAG GAGGAAGATTCTGGACAGGATGGAGAGGTGGACGATGAAGACGAGGATGATgacgaagaagaggaagatg GAAAAGGGCAGAAGAGAAAACGAGATCCTGAGGATGAAGACGATTGA
- the LOC115811263 gene encoding acidic leucine-rich nuclear phosphoprotein 32 family member B-like isoform X4 — MDMKKRIHLELRNRSPSEVRELVLDNCRSDEGKTEGLTPEFVNLEFLSLINVGLTSIANLPKLPKLKKLELSDNRISGNLEVLAEKTPNLTHLSLSGNKLKDLSTLEPLRDLVRLKSLDLFNCEVTTLDDYRDSVFKLLPQISYLDEEDPEDQEGSDSDAEGAGEGGEGDNDDEDEDEDDDEDEVDDEEEDEDGEGEEDFDEEGDDDEDVEVEDEDVSGEDEVSFKSEDSGQDGEVDDEDEDDDEEEEDEEEASGKGQKRKRDPEDEDD, encoded by the exons ATGGACATGAAAAAGAGGATCCACTTAGAATTACGAAATAGGTCTCCCTCGGAA GTCCGCGAGTTAGTCTTGGATAACTGTCGGTCAGATGAGGGGAAGACCGAGGGTCTGACGCCAGAGTTTGTGAATCTGGAATTCCTCAGTTTAATAAATGTCGGTCTGACATCCATAGCTAATCTTCCTAAACTGCCAAAATTAAAGAAG TTGGAGTTAAGCGATAACAGGATCTCTGGGAATCTGGAGGTCCTCGCCGAGAAAACGcccaacctcacacacctcagcCTCAGCGGCAACAAACTCAAAGACCTCAGCACCCTGGAACCTCTG AGAGACCTGGTTCGTCTGAAGAGCCTTGATCTTTTCAACTGTGAAGTCACGACCCTGGATGATTACCGTGACAGCGTGTTTAAGCTCCTCCCTCAGATCTCCTACTTGGACGAGGAGGATCCTGAGGATCAGGAGGGGTCGGACTCAGACGCCGAAGGGGCcggagaaggaggagagggggaCAATGATGACGAAGAcgaggatgaagatgatg ACGAGGATGAGGTTgacgatgaagaggaggatgaagacggggaaggagaggaagactTTGACGAagagggtgatgatgatgaggatgtaGAGGTGGAAGATGAAGATGTTAGCGGAGAGGATGAGGTAAGTTTTAAGTCT GAAGATTCTGGACAGGATGGAGAGGTGGACGATGAAGACGAGGATGATgacgaagaagaggaagatg AAGAAGAAGCTTCAGGAAAAGGGCAGAAGAGAAAACGAGATCCTGAGGATGAAGACGATTGA
- the LOC115811263 gene encoding acidic leucine-rich nuclear phosphoprotein 32 family member B-like isoform X11 → MDMKKRIHLELRNRSPSEVRELVLDNCRSDEGKTEGLTPEFVNLEFLSLINVGLTSIANLPKLPKLKKLELSDNRISGNLEVLAEKTPNLTHLSLSGNKLKDLSTLEPLRDLVRLKSLDLFNCEVTTLDDYRDSVFKLLPQISYLDEEDPEDQEGSDSDAEGGDEDEVDDEEEDEDGEGEEDFDEEGDDDEDVEVEDEDVSGEDEEDSGQDGEVDDEDEDDDEEEEDEEEASGKGQKRKRDPEDEDD, encoded by the exons ATGGACATGAAAAAGAGGATCCACTTAGAATTACGAAATAGGTCTCCCTCGGAA GTCCGCGAGTTAGTCTTGGATAACTGTCGGTCAGATGAGGGGAAGACCGAGGGTCTGACGCCAGAGTTTGTGAATCTGGAATTCCTCAGTTTAATAAATGTCGGTCTGACATCCATAGCTAATCTTCCTAAACTGCCAAAATTAAAGAAG TTGGAGTTAAGCGATAACAGGATCTCTGGGAATCTGGAGGTCCTCGCCGAGAAAACGcccaacctcacacacctcagcCTCAGCGGCAACAAACTCAAAGACCTCAGCACCCTGGAACCTCTG AGAGACCTGGTTCGTCTGAAGAGCCTTGATCTTTTCAACTGTGAAGTCACGACCCTGGATGATTACCGTGACAGCGTGTTTAAGCTCCTCCCTCAGATCTCCTACTTGGACGAGGAGGATCCTGAGGATCAGGAGGGGTCGGACTCAGACGCCGAAGGG GGAGACGAGGATGAGGTTgacgatgaagaggaggatgaagacggggaaggagaggaagactTTGACGAagagggtgatgatgatgaggatgtaGAGGTGGAAGATGAAGATGTTAGCGGAGAGGATGAG GAAGATTCTGGACAGGATGGAGAGGTGGACGATGAAGACGAGGATGATgacgaagaagaggaagatg AAGAAGAAGCTTCAGGAAAAGGGCAGAAGAGAAAACGAGATCCTGAGGATGAAGACGATTGA